From a region of the Osmia lignaria lignaria isolate PbOS001 chromosome 10, iyOsmLign1, whole genome shotgun sequence genome:
- the LOC117610150 gene encoding uncharacterized protein LOC117610150 has protein sequence MLHYFAYNIKKHRYLKSRELIPGGHGKELSNLRSYQCPSCDEIFQNHRRKLLSYTDEINSHLDNTGLNDFLKVTNKDTENHGELWDNWSNWSKCSVTCGNGRQVRWRHCLAGDCTKGLKKAQMKTCRQKQCGSKTFLHWLGIKS, from the exons ATGTTGCATTATTTTGCATATAATATTAAGAAACATAGATACTTAAAA TCTCGCGAATTAATACCAGGAGGGCACGGTAAAGAATTATCAAATTTGAGATCTTATCAATGCCCATCTtgtgatgaaatttttcaaaatcatcgTCGTAAATTGCTCAGTTATACAGACGAAATTAATTCTCACTTAGATAATACAGGACTAAACGATTTTCTTAAAGTAACCAATAAAGATACCGAAAATC ATGGTGAATTATGGGATAACTGGAGCAACTGGAGTAAATGTAGCGTGACCTGTGGAAATGGACGTCAAGTTCGTTGGCGTCATTGTTTAGCTGGGGATTGCACAAAAGGGTTGAAGAAAGCACAAATGAAAACTTGTCGACAAAAACAATGCGGTTCTAAAACTTTTCTTCACTGGCTTGGCATTAAATCTTGA
- the Blos4 gene encoding biogenesis of lysosome-related organelles complex 1 subunit 4 isoform X2, translated as MKSFHDTIEDVMMRLEEFQSIIEMVQSESSQCMEQHIPRLQDMQQEVINLCRRIDALEHVIAMANVNLTTLEAAVDNAEAELGISDRLFGMLNPLSFFKKAQEPMVPSKLPAFEPPTIYRSDDYFKNE; from the exons ATGAAAAGTTTTCACGACACGATCGAAGATGTGATGATGCGCTTAGAAGAATTCCAATCAATCATTGAAATG GTTCAGTCTGAAAGTTCACAATGCATGGAACAACATATTCCAAGATTACAAGATATGCAGCAAGAAGTCATAAACCTCTGCAGAAGAATAGATGCTTTAGAGCACGTTATTGCAATGGCTAATGTAAATCTAACTACATTAGAAGCTGCTGTTGATAATGCAGAAGCTGAATTAGGCATTTCTGATAGATTATTTGGAATGTTAAATCCTTTATCCTTCTTT AAAAAAGCTCAAGAGCCCATGGTACCAAGTAAACTACCAGCATTTGAACCTCCAACAATTTATAGAAGTGATGATTATTTCAAAAACGAATAA
- the Blos4 gene encoding biogenesis of lysosome-related organelles complex 1 subunit 4 isoform X1, which translates to MTSHTTPVIEELAKDYASYAKLDLSNQMKSFHDTIEDVMMRLEEFQSIIEMVQSESSQCMEQHIPRLQDMQQEVINLCRRIDALEHVIAMANVNLTTLEAAVDNAEAELGISDRLFGMLNPLSFFKKAQEPMVPSKLPAFEPPTIYRSDDYFKNE; encoded by the exons atgacttCGCACACTACTCCGGTTATTGAAGAATTAGCCAAAGATTATGCAAGTTATGCAAAATTAGATTTATCCAATCAG ATGAAAAGTTTTCACGACACGATCGAAGATGTGATGATGCGCTTAGAAGAATTCCAATCAATCATTGAAATG GTTCAGTCTGAAAGTTCACAATGCATGGAACAACATATTCCAAGATTACAAGATATGCAGCAAGAAGTCATAAACCTCTGCAGAAGAATAGATGCTTTAGAGCACGTTATTGCAATGGCTAATGTAAATCTAACTACATTAGAAGCTGCTGTTGATAATGCAGAAGCTGAATTAGGCATTTCTGATAGATTATTTGGAATGTTAAATCCTTTATCCTTCTTT AAAAAAGCTCAAGAGCCCATGGTACCAAGTAAACTACCAGCATTTGAACCTCCAACAATTTATAGAAGTGATGATTATTTCAAAAACGAATAA
- the LOC117610041 gene encoding putative fatty acyl-CoA reductase CG5065, producing the protein MGELSEIQSFYKGKTIFITGGTGLMGKVLVEKLLYSCSNLNKIYLLARAKRGNSPEARITEMFKLPLFQRIRKQKPEMMKKVIPLNGDVTTDNLGLANEQLKMLINEVDIVFHCAATLRLESKLKEAIEMNTVGTKRMLDLAKRLKNLKAFVYLSTAFCYADKEELDERVYDPSEDPRDIMRMVQWLDESSIDQITPKLLKLHPNTYTYSKRLAEKLVADEYPNLPCCIARPSIVTPAWREPVAGWVDNLNGPVGLMVGAGKGVIRSMHCIGTYHAEVIPVDFAINALIAISHKTATDEKTKDIQAYNITQNRIMPVTWGEILDKGKKIAYEYPFEGQVWYPDGSIHSNKFVHDLIVFFFHIIPAYLIDFLMLIFRQKRFMVRLQNRISTGLEVLQYFTTREWIFHNTNLLVMAAEMSRKDKEIFPINFLAIDELEYIKNCILGARQYCMKEDLSTLPKAHRHQAVMYVVHLIAVYLFYFGMSCLIYKNFEIVRICVDSVMDQMKSLPILAGVVKIIHR; encoded by the exons ATGGGTGAACTATCCGAAATACAATCTTTTTATAAGGGGAAAACCATCTTTATAACCGGAGGCACCGGTTTGATGGGAAAAGTTCTCGTTGAGAAGTTACTTTACAGTTGTAGTAATTTAAATAAGATTTACCTTTTGGCACGAGCGAAAAGAGGTAATTCTCCCGAAGCTCGTATCACCGAGATGTTTAAATTACCC CTGTTTCAAAGAATACGAAAACAAAAGCCAGAAATGATGAAGAAAGTGATACCATTGAACGGTGACGTTACCACGGATAATTTAGGACTGGCCAACGAGCAACTAAAAATGTTAATCAACGAAGTTGACATAGTGTTTCATTGCGCGGCAACGCTCAGGCTAGAGTCCAAGTTGAAGGAAGCTATTGAAATGAACACG GTTGGAACGAAACGTATGCTAGATCTTGCGAAAAGGCTGAAGAATCTGAAGGCTTTCGTTTATTTGAGCACTGCTTTCTGTTACGCCGATAAAGAGGAGCTGGACGAGCGAGTTTACGATCCGTCGGAAGATCCACGCGACATTATGAGAATGGTTCAATGGCTAGATGAAAGTTCCATCGATCAGATCACGCCCAA ATTACTGAAGCTTCATCCAAACACTTACACCTATTcgaaaagattggcggaaaagcTGGTGGCGGACGAGTATCCTAATTTACCGTGTTGCATTGCCAGGCCATCGATCg TAACACCAGCTTGGAGAGAGCCGGTCGCAGGGTGGGTGGATAACCTGAACGGACCCGTGGGACTGATGGTGGGCGCAGGAAAGGGTGTCATAAGGTCGATGCACTGCATCGGAACCTACCACGCCGAAGTGATACCAGTCGACTTTGCTATTAACGCTTTAATCGCGATCTCTCATAAAACGGCTACCGATGAAAA aacgAAGGACATACAGGCATACAATATCACCCAGAATCGTATCATGCCGGTCACTTGGGGTGAGATATTGGACAAAGGTAAAAAGATCGCTTACGAGTATCCGTTCGAGGGTCAAGTTTGGTATCCAGATGGTAGCATACACAGCAACAAATTCGTACACGATCTCATCGTATTCTTCTTTCATATTATACCAGCTTATTTGATTGATTTTCTTATGTTGATATTCCGACAAAAGAGATT CATGGTTCGACTACAGAATCGTATATCGACCGGACTGGAGGTTTTGCAATACTTCACCACCAGGGAATGGATCTTCCATAACACAAATTTATTAGTGATGGCCGCCGAGATGAGTCGAAAGGACAaagaaatttttccaattaatttccTGGCCATCGACGAGCTGGAGTACATTAAGAATTGTATTTTGGGCGCAAGACAATATTGCATGAAGGAAGATTTGTCCACTTTGCCGAAAGCTCATAGACATCAAGCTGT GATGTACGTTGTTCATCTGATCGCCGTCTACCTATTCTATTTTGGCATGTCCTGTTTAATTTATAAGAATTTCGAGATCGTTAGAATATGCGTAGATTCAGTGATGGACCAGATGAAATCATTGCCTATTTTAGCCGGGgttgttaaaataattcatcGCTAA